The following are encoded together in the Chloroflexota bacterium genome:
- the metG gene encoding methionine--tRNA ligase, whose translation MTERIHICVAWPYVNGDLHLGHLAGAYIPCDIFARYQRLRGREVLMVSGSDTHGTPITVRAEEEGITPREVVDRYHPRDIEAYLKLGVSFDLYTETDTENHWAVTQDVFLTLLRNGYIYRDVMDALYCDHCKKYLPDRYVEGTCPHCGNPSARGDQCDKCGRTLDAIELLEPRCRFCGHRPRIRQTEHFFLDLPKLRPRLLEWLQDGKEHWRPNVLQFTLNMLNDPELRGRPITRDIPWGIPVPVEGFEDKRIYVWFDAVIGYLAATKEWAKLIGEPERWRDWWQDTGTRSYYFIGKDNIPFHTVIWPGMLIGYGNLNLPYDVPANEYLTLEEKTLSKSRRWVIEVLDFLSRYDPDTLRYILSINMPETRDTNFSWGEYVRRTNDELVATYGNLVHRTLSFAQRNFEGRVPEPGELGEADAAILARADGAFQTAGDLLEGCKFKAAITEIMAVAHEANRYLDAKAPWFQIKEDRRAAATTIYTCLCVINDLKVLLAPFLPFSSQRLHKLLGYETDIFGRQYTEVVQEATRSHLVLRYDGSALAARWEPSRLPPGQKLPPPKPLFSKLDDSIVEQELARMSGGA comes from the coding sequence ATGACCGAGCGAATTCACATCTGCGTGGCCTGGCCGTATGTCAACGGGGACTTGCATTTGGGGCATCTGGCCGGCGCGTATATCCCTTGCGACATCTTCGCGCGCTACCAGCGGTTGCGGGGGCGCGAGGTGCTGATGGTATCCGGCAGCGACACCCACGGCACGCCCATCACGGTGCGCGCCGAGGAGGAAGGCATCACCCCGCGTGAGGTGGTGGATCGCTACCATCCGCGCGACATTGAGGCCTACCTGAAACTGGGGGTCTCGTTTGACCTGTACACGGAGACCGACACCGAAAACCATTGGGCGGTTACCCAGGACGTGTTCCTGACGCTCCTGCGCAACGGATATATCTACCGCGACGTGATGGACGCGCTGTACTGCGATCACTGCAAGAAGTACCTGCCCGACCGCTACGTGGAGGGGACGTGCCCGCATTGCGGCAACCCCAGCGCCCGTGGCGATCAGTGCGACAAGTGCGGGCGCACGCTGGACGCCATTGAACTCCTGGAGCCGCGCTGCCGCTTCTGCGGCCACCGACCCCGCATTCGGCAGACCGAGCATTTCTTCCTGGATCTGCCCAAACTGCGCCCGCGGCTGCTGGAATGGCTCCAGGACGGCAAGGAGCATTGGCGGCCCAACGTGCTCCAGTTCACCCTGAACATGCTGAACGACCCCGAACTGCGGGGGCGGCCCATCACCCGCGACATCCCATGGGGGATACCCGTGCCCGTGGAGGGGTTTGAGGACAAGCGCATCTACGTCTGGTTTGATGCCGTCATCGGCTACTTGGCCGCCACGAAAGAGTGGGCCAAACTCATCGGCGAGCCGGAACGCTGGCGCGATTGGTGGCAGGACACGGGCACGCGCAGTTACTACTTCATCGGCAAGGACAACATCCCCTTCCACACCGTCATCTGGCCTGGGATGCTCATCGGCTACGGCAACCTGAACCTGCCTTACGACGTGCCCGCCAACGAGTACCTGACGCTGGAGGAGAAGACACTCAGCAAGAGCCGACGGTGGGTCATAGAGGTGCTGGATTTCCTGTCGCGCTACGACCCCGACACGCTGCGCTACATCCTGTCCATCAACATGCCGGAGACGCGGGACACGAACTTCTCGTGGGGCGAATACGTGCGCCGAACCAACGACGAGTTGGTGGCCACCTACGGCAACCTGGTGCACCGCACTCTGTCCTTCGCCCAGCGGAACTTTGAGGGCCGCGTGCCCGAGCCGGGCGAACTGGGCGAGGCCGACGCCGCAATCCTGGCGCGGGCCGATGGCGCGTTCCAGACGGCGGGCGACCTGCTGGAGGGGTGTAAGTTCAAGGCCGCCATCACGGAGATCATGGCCGTGGCCCACGAGGCCAACCGCTACCTGGACGCCAAAGCGCCGTGGTTCCAGATCAAGGAGGACCGCCGCGCCGCCGCCACGACGATTTACACCTGCCTGTGCGTGATCAACGACCTGAAGGTGCTGCTGGCGCCCTTCTTGCCGTTTTCGTCCCAGCGGCTACACAAACTCCTGGGCTACGAGACCGACATCTTCGGCAGGCAGTACACCGAGGTGGTGCAAGAGGCGACGCGCTCGCACCTGGTGCTGCGCTACGACGGGAGCGCGCTGGCGGCGCGGTGGGAGCCGAGCCGCCTGCCGCCCGGGCAGAAGTTGCCGCCGCCC
- a CDS encoding glycosyltransferase family 2 protein, protein MSDPRVSVIIPNWNGARYLVTCLDSLRRQTYTDFETIVVDNASTDESVELMQREYPEVRLIRLDENRGLTGGVNAGIREARGEIIVLFNNDTEADPNWLRELVAALDAHPEAGMAATKMRLFDRRNVIHSAGDFYRTDGIPGNRGVWEEDSGQYDDDIWVFGPCGGAAAYRRSLLDEIGLFDEDLFMYCEDVDMAWRAQLAGHRCVFAPRAVIYHRLSATGGGKIASFYTGRNTIYVIAKDYPADLLKKHWKDIIRAQWRVAREALRAWRGEAARARLRGILAGIARIPLALRKRRQVQRMRKVSLQDLEAVLTPVRKQETA, encoded by the coding sequence TTGTCCGATCCGAGGGTATCGGTCATCATCCCAAACTGGAACGGGGCGCGCTACCTGGTAACGTGCCTGGACAGCCTGCGCCGGCAGACCTACACCGATTTTGAGACCATCGTCGTGGACAACGCCTCCACGGACGAGTCGGTGGAATTGATGCAGCGCGAGTATCCGGAGGTGCGGCTGATTCGGCTGGACGAGAACCGCGGCCTGACCGGAGGGGTGAACGCGGGCATCCGCGAGGCGCGCGGCGAGATCATCGTGCTGTTCAACAACGACACCGAGGCCGACCCGAACTGGCTGCGGGAACTGGTCGCGGCGCTGGATGCTCACCCCGAAGCCGGCATGGCCGCCACCAAGATGCGCCTGTTTGACCGACGCAACGTGATTCATTCGGCGGGCGACTTCTACCGCACCGACGGCATCCCCGGCAATCGCGGCGTGTGGGAGGAAGATTCAGGCCAGTACGATGACGATATCTGGGTGTTCGGCCCGTGCGGCGGCGCGGCGGCGTACCGTCGCTCGCTGCTTGACGAAATCGGGCTGTTTGATGAGGACTTGTTCATGTACTGCGAGGATGTGGACATGGCCTGGCGGGCGCAGTTGGCGGGGCATCGGTGCGTCTTCGCGCCCAGGGCGGTCATCTACCATCGGCTGAGCGCGACGGGCGGCGGGAAGATCGCCAGTTTCTACACGGGCCGCAACACCATCTACGTCATCGCAAAGGACTACCCCGCCGATTTGCTGAAGAAGCACTGGAAAGATATTATCCGAGCGCAGTGGCGGGTGGCGCGAGAGGCGCTGCGGGCCTGGCGCGGCGAGGCGGCGCGGGCGCGCCTGCGGGGCATCCTCGCGGGCATCGCGCGCATCCCGCTGGCACTGCGCAAACGACGCCAGGTGCAGCGCATGCGCAAGGTCTCGCTCCAGGATTTGGAGGCGGTGCTCACGCCCGTGCGCAAACAGGAGACGGCATGA
- a CDS encoding glycosyltransferase family 2 protein, whose translation MSSQEAYLTIVIPAYNEEKRLPSNLEKVLAFAQAQPYETEIIVVDDGSTDGTAAAVRQFMGRHPRLRLIENDHRGKAYTVRTGMLAATGKRVLFTDADLPTPLEELPKLFAAMDAGYDVVIGSREGLGARRVGEPRYRHFMGRVFNFVVRLIALRQFQDTQCGFKLFTREAAHDLFRRLRLYGEDAKPAKGSALTGFDVEVLYLAVKYGYKVRDVPVEWHYGESSKVHPLRESIRMFQDVVRIRLNDWRGRYRRPVAAKGQMGGPPPDARD comes from the coding sequence ATGAGTTCTCAGGAAGCCTATTTGACCATCGTGATCCCCGCTTACAATGAGGAGAAGCGGCTCCCGTCAAATCTGGAGAAGGTGCTGGCGTTCGCGCAGGCCCAACCCTACGAGACGGAGATCATCGTCGTGGACGACGGGAGCACCGACGGCACGGCGGCGGCGGTGCGGCAGTTCATGGGCCGACACCCGCGCCTGCGGCTGATTGAGAACGACCACCGCGGCAAGGCCTACACCGTGCGCACGGGGATGCTGGCGGCCACGGGCAAGCGGGTGCTGTTCACCGACGCCGACCTGCCCACACCGCTGGAAGAATTGCCGAAACTGTTCGCGGCCATGGACGCGGGGTACGATGTCGTCATCGGCTCGCGCGAGGGGCTGGGAGCACGGCGCGTCGGCGAGCCAAGGTACCGCCACTTCATGGGGCGCGTCTTCAATTTCGTCGTGCGGCTCATCGCCCTGCGGCAGTTCCAGGACACGCAGTGCGGCTTCAAACTGTTCACCCGCGAGGCCGCGCATGACCTGTTCCGCCGCCTGCGCCTGTACGGCGAGGATGCCAAGCCCGCGAAGGGCAGCGCGCTGACCGGCTTTGACGTGGAGGTGCTGTATCTCGCCGTCAAGTACGGCTACAAGGTCAGGGACGTGCCCGTGGAGTGGCACTACGGCGAGAGCAGCAAGGTGCACCCCCTGCGGGAATCCATCCGCATGTTCCAGGATGTGGTGCGCATTCGGCTGAACGACTGGCGCGGGCGGTATCGCCGGCCGGTGGCGGCCAAGGGGCAGATGGGGGGGCCACCCCCCGACGCGCGCGATTGA